A region from the Methylovorus glucosotrophus genome encodes:
- the ftsX gene encoding permease-like cell division protein FtsX, with amino-acid sequence MKHWINQHTQALRLVFGRMRHRLLATLVMWCVMGVTVCLPAILFVIVDNLNRLTGNISTEPQISVFMKLDAEPGSVTRLQQWLTQQKDVARVTFISKDAAWKQLQQETAGAINLEKNPLPDAFQVAPRNHDPAAIEALQSRIQKQPGVELAQMDATWIKRLYAILELSKKALLVLVGLLGFALLAIIGNTIRLQVVTQREEIEVSKLIGATNRFIRRPFLYAGMVYGLGGGIAALLLLAGVIQLFNYSIADIAALYASDFHLGMPQPFVCLAIVLIPVALGWLGSYVAVGRSLAKLESSR; translated from the coding sequence ATGAAACATTGGATAAATCAGCACACGCAGGCTTTGCGCCTGGTATTTGGTCGCATGCGTCACCGCCTGCTCGCCACGCTGGTGATGTGGTGCGTGATGGGCGTGACCGTATGCCTGCCCGCCATCCTGTTTGTCATCGTGGATAACCTGAACCGCCTGACCGGCAATATCAGCACCGAACCGCAAATCAGCGTCTTCATGAAACTGGATGCCGAGCCGGGCAGCGTTACACGCCTGCAGCAATGGCTCACCCAACAGAAGGATGTTGCCCGCGTTACGTTCATCAGCAAGGATGCCGCCTGGAAACAACTGCAGCAGGAAACAGCTGGCGCCATCAATCTGGAGAAGAATCCCCTGCCTGATGCATTCCAGGTCGCTCCGCGCAACCATGATCCGGCCGCAATCGAGGCCCTGCAATCCCGCATACAAAAGCAGCCCGGTGTAGAACTGGCGCAGATGGATGCCACCTGGATCAAGCGCCTGTACGCGATCCTGGAGCTGAGCAAGAAGGCTTTGCTGGTGCTGGTGGGCTTGCTCGGCTTTGCCCTGCTCGCCATCATCGGCAACACCATCCGCCTGCAAGTGGTCACGCAGCGCGAGGAGATCGAAGTCAGCAAGCTGATCGGCGCCACCAATCGATTCATCCGTCGCCCGTTCCTGTATGCAGGCATGGTCTATGGCCTTGGCGGCGGCATTGCCGCCCTGCTGCTGCTGGCGGGCGTGATTCAGCTGTTCAATTATTCGATTGCCGACATCGCCGCCCTGTATGCCAGTGATTTCCATCTCGGCATGCCACAGCCGTTTGTCTGCCTGGCCATTGTC
- the ftsE gene encoding cell division ATP-binding protein FtsE, which produces MIKFDQVSKRYPGSEQILRNVSFSIEPGELVFVAGASGAGKSTLLKLIAATERPTSGTVLIGNQNVSKLRAAALPFLRRKFGLVFQDHKLLYDRNCFENVALPLYINGITGHEAGKRIRAALDKVGLLGKEKAMPITLSGGEQQRLAIARAVVSRPSILIADEPTGNLDEGYAEEIMAIFYAFQQVGVTVIVATHDQHEIANSGARVLRLEQGTLTA; this is translated from the coding sequence ATGATTAAATTTGACCAGGTCAGCAAACGCTACCCCGGCAGTGAGCAAATCCTGCGCAATGTCAGTTTCAGTATTGAACCAGGCGAACTGGTATTTGTTGCGGGAGCGTCAGGTGCCGGTAAAAGTACATTACTAAAGCTGATCGCCGCCACCGAACGGCCAACCTCAGGCACCGTCCTGATCGGCAACCAGAATGTCAGCAAGCTGCGTGCCGCGGCACTGCCCTTTTTGCGCCGCAAATTCGGCCTGGTGTTTCAGGATCACAAGCTGCTTTACGACCGCAACTGCTTTGAAAATGTCGCCTTGCCGCTTTATATCAATGGCATTACCGGTCATGAAGCCGGCAAGCGCATACGCGCCGCGCTGGACAAAGTCGGCCTGCTCGGCAAGGAAAAAGCCATGCCCATCACCCTGTCAGGTGGCGAACAGCAGCGGCTGGCGATTGCCCGTGCCGTGGTCAGTCGGCCGTCCATCCTGATTGCAGATGAACCGACCGGCAACCTGGATGAAGGCTATGCCGAAGAAATCATGGCGATCTTCTACGCTTTTCAGCAAGTGGGCGTCACCGTTATTGTCGCCACGCATGACCAGCATGAAATCGCGAACTCAGGGGCACGGGTGCTGCGCCTGGAGCAAGGAACCCTGACAGCATGA
- the ftsY gene encoding signal recognition particle-docking protein FtsY — protein sequence MFDFFKKDKTPPPTPDVPASTPAPETPAAPAPTESAAENKLSWTERLKNGLAKTRSQLGNQLASLFGGGKIDEDVYEELETILLTSDVGVAATQALLEQIRQRVKRQSLSDTTQLKQALKDALLELLAPLEKPLVTTTHQPFVIMLAGVNGAGKTTSIGKLANLFQAQGKSVLIAAGDTFRAAAREQLQAWGDRNNVHVVAQESGDPAAVIFDAVNSAKARNIDIVLADTAGRLPTQLNLMEEIRKVQRVIGKALPGAPHEILLVLDANTGQNAISQVKAFDDALGVTGLVLSKLDGTAKGGVIAAIAQARPIPIRYIGVGESIADLRPFKAEEFVDALFS from the coding sequence CCAGATGTGCCAGCCAGCACCCCTGCGCCCGAGACTCCCGCCGCTCCAGCCCCCACGGAATCTGCCGCTGAAAACAAGCTGAGCTGGACTGAGCGTCTGAAAAACGGCCTGGCAAAAACACGCAGCCAGCTGGGCAATCAGCTGGCCAGCCTGTTCGGTGGCGGCAAGATCGATGAAGATGTATACGAAGAGCTGGAAACCATCCTGCTCACCTCCGATGTTGGCGTCGCCGCCACGCAAGCGCTGCTGGAACAGATACGCCAGCGCGTAAAACGCCAGAGCCTGAGCGACACCACCCAGCTGAAACAGGCCCTGAAAGATGCCCTGCTAGAGCTGCTGGCCCCGCTGGAAAAACCGCTGGTAACCACCACCCACCAGCCGTTTGTCATCATGCTGGCCGGCGTCAATGGGGCTGGCAAAACCACCAGCATCGGCAAGCTGGCCAATCTGTTTCAGGCGCAAGGCAAATCCGTGCTGATCGCCGCCGGCGATACCTTCCGTGCCGCCGCTCGCGAGCAATTGCAAGCCTGGGGTGATCGCAACAATGTGCATGTGGTTGCCCAGGAAAGTGGCGATCCGGCTGCCGTGATTTTTGATGCAGTGAACTCCGCCAAGGCACGCAATATTGATATCGTGCTGGCCGACACCGCCGGCCGCCTGCCAACCCAGCTCAACCTGATGGAAGAAATTCGCAAGGTGCAGCGTGTGATCGGCAAGGCATTGCCGGGCGCGCCGCATGAAATCCTGCTGGTGCTGGATGCCAATACCGGCCAGAACGCCATCAGCCAGGTCAAGGCGTTTGATGATGCCCTGGGCGTGACCGGCCTGGTGCTGAGCAAGCTGGATGGCACGGCCAAGGGCGGTGTGATCGCGGCGATTGCCCAGGCGCGGCCCATCCCCATCCGTTATATCGGCGTGGGCGAAAGCATTGCCGACCTGCGGCCGTTCAAGGCAGAGGAATTTGTAGATGCGCTGTTTTCGTGA